CAGACAACCCTTCGAGTGCAAATTTACTCGCATTGTAGGCGCCTCGCATGGGCATCGCGACAAACCCCAGAACAGAGCTGTTTTGAATAATCCGCGCATCATCCATTTTTAGCATTGAGGGTAACAAGCCCATGGTGAACTGGTGCGTGCCAAATAAATTGGTTTCGAATTGTTTTCGTAAAGTCTCTCGCGACAAATCTTCTACGGCACCTGGTTGCCCGTATGCAGCGTTATTGAAGACTGCAAAAACCTGCTCGTTGGTAATCTCTAAAATCTTTTGCACGCACTCTGAAACAGACGCCGAATCAGCCAACTCCAACGGAAGAACCGTATGGATACCCGCCGCTTTTAAAGCCGCAGACGAATGCGAATCCCTGACGGTGGCAATCACCCGATAGCCACGCTCGGTAAGCATTGTTGCGGCACATAAACCTATACCCGTAGAACAACCCGTTACCACAACAAATTTGCCTGTCATTTCGACAATAACTCCTCAAGTAATACGGTGAGCCGGTGTTGCGCCCAGGTGACACGAGTATCGGATATTGCTGTCACCGTATTTCGATAGGCATTCGAAAGCGGCGACTCTGGGTTGTAGCTATAGACCTGAGGCGCAAGACTTTTTGACTCTTGCAGCCAACCAGCTACGTTAAAACCTACGTTTAGCATTTCGGGGCGCAAGCCCACCACATAACCCGATTTCGCTGAAAACAGCTCTCCGCCGGCATCCCAGTACTTATGTAAAGACACACTGCATTTGCCACGCTTTTTTTGGCTGGATTTCAAGCAAACACGATTGCCACCGAGGTCGTGTTCACAGTGTTTAA
The Teredinibacter franksiae DNA segment above includes these coding regions:
- a CDS encoding SDR family NAD(P)-dependent oxidoreductase gives rise to the protein MTGKFVVVTGCSTGIGLCAATMLTERGYRVIATVRDSHSSAALKAAGIHTVLPLELADSASVSECVQKILEITNEQVFAVFNNAAYGQPGAVEDLSRETLRKQFETNLFGTHQFTMGLLPSMLKMDDARIIQNSSVLGFVAMPMRGAYNASKFALEGLSDTLRLELKDSAVKVVLIEPGPITSAFRKNALVALEREINFNSSRHRSRYETAIARLQKAGPTVPFTLPPQAVVKSLLHALESTRPKYRYRVTFPTHLMAVLKVLLPNWLMDKVLGRF